The Thalassotalea sediminis genome includes the window AATAACTTGTTATAAAAGTTATAAGCTAATAACTGACAATTTTAAAAAAGGCCAGTGTTTTTAAAACATTGGCCTTTTTTATTTTATAAAGAATATCAAAATCGAGTGATTAGTCTAAAAAAACAGCAAACTCGTAAAAATAATACAGAAAAGTGTCATAGTCTAATGGCGCATTTCTCTAAATTTATGCTAAAATTCGTGCCAGAATATTTTTAACTTAAGAGCCGGTAGATACTTTTTGTTAGCGTAACGTTAATAAGAGGGTTTTCTACTGAAATACACTGAAATCAAATGTTTTCTCACTTAATTGCTTTTAGGGAGATTCTTTAAAAGTACTTAGGTGAGGAAGCAGCTGATTTTTACTCCCGTCAAAGTAGTGCAAGTGTTTATGATTACAATAAAAAAAGGTCTGGATGTTCCTGTAAAGGGTGCTCCCCAGCAAGTAATCCATGATGGTCCGTCCATCAAGAGCGTTGCTACACTCGGTGAAGAGTATGTGGGTATGCGACCAACCATGTTTGTTAAAGTGGGTGATCGTGTTAAAAAAGGTCAAGCACTTTTTGAAGACAAAAAGAATGCTGGCGTTAAATTCACAGCTCAAGCTGCAGGTGTAGTAACTGAAATCAATCGTGGTGAAAAGCGCGTGTTACAGTCTGTTGTTATCGAAATCGATGGCGATGAACAAGAAACATTCGCAAAGTATTCAGAAGCTGATTTAGCAACGATTAGTCGAGAAGACGTTGTAAATAACTTGGTTAATTCAGGTTTATGGACAGCACTTCGTACACGTCCATATAGCAAAATTCCAGCTGTTGATGCGACACCTAGCGCAATCTTTATTAGTGCGATGGATACAAATCCGTTAGCTGCTGATCCTGAAGTGGTTATTATGGAGCAAAGCGAAGCCTTTAAAAACGGTTTAACGATATTAAGTCGTTTAACTGAAGGTAAAGTATTTGTTTCTAAAGCACCTGGTGCAAATATTCCAACAACAGGAAAAGAAGACGTAAATGAATTTGCAGGCAAGCATCCTGCAGGTTTAGTTGGTACGCACATTCACTTCTTAAATCCTGTCGGTGCTGAAAAATCTGTTTGGCACTTAGGTTATCAAGATGTGATTGCCTTCGGTAAGCTTTTTGTAACTGGTGAAATTGATGCAACTCGCGTTATTTCTCTAGCCGGTCCAGAAGCTAAGAACCCTAGGTTAATACGAACCTTGGTTGGTGCTAATACTGAGCAACTTACTGCTGGTGAAGCCAACAATGTAGAAACGCGAATTATTTCGGGTTCAGTACTTCAAGGTTCAGAAGCGGCGGGTGTACATGCTTATATAGGGCGTTATCACACGCAAGTTGCTATCTTGAAAGAAGGTAGAGAAAAAGAGTTTATAGGCTATATGTACCCTGGCCCGAACAAGTTCTCTGTAACTCGTGCTTATATGTCTCACTTGTTCCCAAGCAAAATCTTTAACATGACGACGACAACTAATGGTAGTCCGCGCGCTATGGTACCTATTGGTAACTATGAGCGTGTTATGCCATTAGATATTTTGCCAACGATGTTATTGCGTGATCTATGCGCGGGTGATACAGACGGTGCTCAACAACTTGGTGCATTAGAGCTAGACGAAGAAGATTTAGCGTTATGTACGTTTGTTTGCCCAGGCAAAACAGACTACGGCGTATTACTTCGTGACTGTCTAACCACAATAGAGAAGGAAGGTTAGTCATGGGCTTGAAAAAGTTTATTGAAGATATTGAGCCGCATTTTGAAAAAGGCGGCAAACATGAGAAATGGTTTGCTTTATACGAAGCTATCGCGACTGGTTTATTTACACCAGGTTATGTGACTAAAGGTAAAACACATATACGTGATAGCATCGACTTGAAGCGTATCATGATCACTGTGTGGTTAGCTGTATTTCCAGCGATGTTCTTTGGTATGTATAACATTGGCTTTCAAGCTACTGAAGCTTTAGCTGCAGGTTATGCATTACCTGAAAGCTGGCAAGTAGGTTTATTCCAATTTTTTGGTGGTGAGTTAACACCAGATGCTGGTTGGTTTGCCATGATGCTTTATGGTGCCTGTTTCTTTCTACCTATTTATGCAACGACGTTTATTGTTGGTGGATTTTGGGAAGTTCTTTTTGCTGCAGTACGTAAGCATGAAGTAAATGAAGGTTTTTTCGTTACTTCAATATTGTTTGCGTTAATTCTGCCAGCATCTATTCCGTTATGGCAAGTGGCTATCGGTATTACTTTCGGTGTTGTTATTGCGAAAGAAATCTTCGGTGGTACAGGTAAAAATTTCTTAAACCCAGCATTAGCGGGCCGTGCATTTTTATTCTTTGCTTACCCATCAGAAATTTCTGGTGACTCAGTTTGGGTTGCTGTTGACGGTTTCTCTGGTGCTACTCACTTAGCAGCAGGTGCTGCGGCTGTTCCTGGTACTATTGATTACAGCATGAATGAGCAGTGGTGGAACGCTTTCTGGGGGCTAATTCCTGGTTCAGTTGGTGAAGTATCTACAGCGGCTATCTTGTTAGGTGGTGCTTACATTCTTTATAAAGGTATTGCTTCTTGGCGCATCGTATTAGGTGTGTTCTTGGGGATGGTGCTAACGTCATTCTTATTTAATAACATTGGCAGTGAAACTAATGCTCTATTTGCTATGCCTTGGTATTGGCATTTAGTGATAGGTGGTTTTGCCTTTGGTATGATGTTTATGGCGACAGATCCTGTGTCAGCTTCATTTACTAATAAAGGTAAATATATTTTTGGTGCACTAGTAGGTGTAATGGTGGTGTTAATTCGTGTAGTTAACCCTGCATTCCCAGAAGGTATGATGTTAGCTATTTTATTTGCTAACTTGTTTGCGCCATTGTTCGACTACTTTGTCGTTCAATCAAATGTGAAACGGAGGCTTGCTCGTGTCAGCTAAAAAAGAAACATTTGGTAAAACAGTTGGGTTTGTTGTTGCAGTGTGTTTAGTTTGTGCAGCATTAGTATCTATATCAGCTGTTCAATTAAAGCCTCTTCAAGTAGAAAATAAGCTATTTGATCAGCAAACAAAAATTTTGCAAGCTGCAGATATTCTGTCAATGACCGACGGTACTAAAGCTTCAATTCAATCAACGTTTGAGCAATTTGTTGATGCGAAAATGATTGATTTAGACTCAGGCGAGTTTATTGAAGGTGACCCTAAGTTATTTGATGAGCGTCGTAACGCTCGTGATGCATCAAAGTCTGAAAAGCTTGAAGATGATATCGCGGGTATTAATCGCCGTTCTCACACTGCCGTTGTTTACTTAGTACGTAATGGTGCAGGTGAAGTTGAGACAGTTGTATTACCTATCGTAGGCTCAGGCTTATGGGACTTAATGTATGGTTATGTTGGCTTAGAGTCAGACTTAAATACCGTTAAAAACGTTATTTATTCTGATCATAAGGAAACTCCAGGTTTAGGTGCTGAAGTAATGAACCCTAAATGGATTGCTAAGTGGCCAGGTAAGAAAATTTATAATGCCGAAGGTAACGTTGACATTGAACTTGTCAAAGGTGGTGCAAAACCAGGTAACGTTCACGGTGTTGATGCGCTGTCTGGTGCTACATTAACGAGTAATGGTGTTACTCGTACGTTGCAATTTTGGTTTGGTGACAAAGGTTACAAGCCTTTCATTGCGAAACTTCGTGCTCAGGAGGTTAAATAATGTCTGCTGAAAACAAAAGTGTTTTAACAAAACCAATCGTTGATAATAATCCGATTGCATTACAAGTATTAGGTATTTGTTCGGCGTTAGCTGTAACAAGTTCAATGACTAATGCTTTGGTAATGACAATTGCGGTTGTATTAGTGACAGGTTTTTCAAACTTATTTATTTCGATTATTCGTAATCAAATTCCATCTAGTGTTCGTATCATTGTGCAAATGGCGATCATAGCGTCGTTAGTAATTGTAGTTGACCAAGTATTGAAAGCGTTTTCTTATCAATTGTCGAAAGAGCTTTCGGTTTATATTGGTTTGATCATTACTAACTGTATTGTAATGGGGCGCGCAGAAGCTTTCGCGATGAAAGAAAAGCCAGGCGTGAGCTTTATGGATGGTATTGGTAACGGTTTAGGTTACGGTGCAATTCTTATTGCTGTTGCGTTCTTCCGAGAGCTACTAGGTTTCGGTACGTTATTTGGTATTGAAATATTAACGTTGATTCAAAATGACGGTTGGTATCAAGCGAACGGCTTACTGGTATTGCCATTTAGCTCATTCTTTATTATTGGTTTAATCATTTGGGCTATTCGCCAATGGAAACCAGAACAAGTTGAGAAGGACTAGTTACGATGGAACATTATATTAGCTTATTTGTTAAATCGATTTTTATCGAAAACATCGCGTTAACGTTCTTCTTAGGGATGTGTACATTCTTAGCGGTTTCTAAAAAAGTGAGTACTGCTATAGGTCTTGGTGTTGCGGTAATCGTGGTGCTTGGTATTGCTGTACCGGCAAACCAGGTAATCTATCAAGCTATTTTAGCGCCAGGTGCGTTAGATAGTATGTTAGGTATTACTGACCCAGCTAAGTCAGTTGACTTGAGTTTCCTATCTTTCATTACCTTTATTGGTGTGATTGCAGCGTTAGTACAGATCCTTGAAATGGTATTAGATAAATATTTCCCGCCGTTATATAACGCGCTTGGAATATTCTTACCGTTAATCACAGTAAACTGTGCGATTTTCGGTGCGGTATCATTTATGGTTGCTCGTAACTACACATTAACTGAATCAGTTGTTTACGGTATTGGTTCAGGTGTAGGTTGGGCATTGGCCATTATCCTACTGGCAGGTCTTCGCGAAAAAATGAAGTATTCTGATGTACCAGCTGGTCTTAAAGGATTGGGTATTACGTTTATTACTGCAGGATTGATGGCATTTGGCTTTCTTTCTTTCGGTGGTATTTCGTTGTAATAAGATTAACGTAGAAAGCGAGTTTTGCTCGCTTTCTCAAGATAAGTGCTAAGGAAAAGTCGATGGAAATTATTCTCGGCGTATCGATGTTTACAGCAATTGTTGTTGCACTTGTTTTGGTAATTTTATTTGCCAAATCTAAGTTAGTATCAACAGGAAATGTAACCATTTCAATAAATGGCGACCCTGATAAAGCGGTTACGGCTCCAGCCGGCGGTAAATTATTAGGTGTGTTAGCCGATCAAGGTATATTTATCCCGTCTGCCTGTGGTGGCGGTGGTACTTGTGGTCAGTGTCGTGTAGACGTTCATGCTGGTGGTGGAGATATTCTTCCTACTGAGCAAGGCCACATTACAAAACGTGAAGCTAAAGAAGGTTGTCGTTTAGCGTGTCAGGTTGCTGTTAAGCAAGACATGGACATAGAGCTAGAAGACGAAATTTTTGGTGTTCAGCAGTGGGAATGTGAAGTTATCTCAAATGATAACAAAGCTACTTTCATCAAGGAGCTTAAACTTAAGATCCCTGATGGTGAGTCTGTACCATTCAGAGCTGGTGGTTATATTCAAATAGAAGCCCCTGCGCATCATGTTAAATATAAAGACTTCGATATTGAAGAGCAATATCGAGGTGATTGGGAGCACTTTGGGTTTTTTGATGTTGAATCAAAAGTTGACGAGCCTACATTACGTGCATACTCAATGGCTAACTATCCTGAAGAGGAAGGCATTATCATGCTTAACGTGCGTATCGCTACGCCACCTCCAGGGAAATTACATTTGCCAGCGGGTAAAATGTCTTCATTTATCTTTAATTTGAAGCCTGGCGATAAAGTGACAATTTCGGGTCCATTTGGTGAGTTCTTCGCCAAAGACACTGATGCTGAAATGGTCTTTATTGGTGGTGGTGCTGGTATGGCTCCAATGCGTTCTCATATTTTTGATCAGCTTAAACGTCTTAAATCGAAACGTAAAATGTCTTTCTGGTATGGTGCTCGTTCACTTCGTGAGATGTTCTACGAAGATGATTACAACATGCTTGCTGCTGAAAATGACAACTTTGAGTGGCATGTCGCCCTATCTGATCCTCAACCAGAAGATGACTGGGACGGTTTAACAGGTTTCATTCATAACGTATTGTATGAACAATACTTGAAGGATCACGAAGCGCCAGAAGATTGTGAATACTACATGTGTGGGCCACCTATGATGAACGCAGCAGTTATTCATATGTTGAAAGATCTTGGTGTAGAAGATGAAAACATCATGCTAGATGATTTCGGTGGTTAATCTTCGATTTTAATAGTGCAATATCAGTTGTTTTATTCTGGTATTGCCTACATATGAGCAAAGTTCATATTGTAGTATTAAAGTAAGATTACCTGACAATACGTTGATAAAAAGGTGGCTCATGCTGCCTTTTTTGTTTTAGATTGATTACAAGTCAATTATTTAGGTTACGTAAATGAATAAATCAATGAACGTCTTTGTGATAATTGCTTTGGTTATGCTTTCAGGGTGTTTTCCAAGTAATGATCTTGAGAAAAAGCAAGTACACTTAACAGGTATTACCATGGGGACGGTTGCCTATAATATTAAGTACATAGAGCAACCCATAGATGGGGGGACTCCCATTCCAAGTGATGTTGTGGTGCATCAAAATGTTGAAAGGATCTTAAAGCAACTTAATCAAGACATGTCTAATTGGATCCCTGATTCAGAGCTTTCTAAATTCAATTCACATGACTCTTTATCGCCAGTAAAAATTTCTGAGGGATTGCGTCGTGTCATCGCTGAATCAATCAGACTTGGTCATTTAAGTGAAGGAAAACTCGATGTAACGATTGGTCCATTGATTAACTTGTGGGGATTTGGACCAGAAGCACGACCTGAAAAGGCACCCACACAGGAAGAAATCGCGCAAGCTCAAGCCCGTACGGGTATTGATAACTTGATGCTTGAAGGCAATATGTTAACTAAGCGTATTCCTAATCTGTATGTTGATTTGTCAACTATCGCTAAAGGATATGCGGTAGATCTTGTTGCTGAATACCTTGATTCTATAAGCGCACATAACTATCTGGTGGAAATTGGTGGTGAATTAAGAGCTAAGGGATTTAAACACACCGGTGAGTTATGGTCAGTAGCCATTGAAAAGCCGGTATCCACTGAGCGAGCTGTACATCAGATTATTATTCCTAAAGACAATGCCATTGCAACATCGGGCGACTACCGTAAGTATTTTGAAGAAAACGGCCAGCGGTATTCACATATTATTGATCCTGATACCGGAAAACCAATTAATCATAAGTTAGTCTCTGTTACTGTTATACATCCTTCTTCAATGACTGCCGATGGATTATCTACAGCAATGATGTTGATGGGACCTGAAAAAGCGTATGCTTTTGCTGAAGAACATAAGATAGCAGCATACTTGATCAGTAAATCTGAAAATGGCTTTATTGAGCAGTTTACGGTAGAATTTATGCCGTATTTGAAATAATAGTAGTTGACCGATAAGGGCTAAAGTAATGGCGATATTTTTAGTAACATTTGGCTTTTTCTTGCTGATTGTTGTCGCAATGGCTGTTGGATATATTTTTCAGCAGAAGTCACTCGCAGGAAGCTGCGGCGGGTTAAGTACGATAGGTATTGATAAGGCCTGTAACTGTGATAATCCGTGCGAAAAACGTCAAGAGCGTGAACGTAAGGAAGCCTTACAAGAATCGCAGAAAATAGATATTAAGAACTTATAAAAAAGAGCCAAATGGCTCTTTTTTGTTGTCTTCAGTATATATAAATGGAATAAAGAGTATAAACTTATCTCTATGAAGCGATTTGTCCAGTACCTTTTTTTACTCAAAGTTAAGTATTTAGCAAAAATTCTGTTTCGGTTTAATATCCGCCAAAACGTTAATGCTCAGCCTCATGATTGGCGACAGGTAAATCTTATAATATTTTTAAACCATACTAGTTTATTTGAGCCGCTATTATTGGGTGTTGCGCCTAATATATTACTCAAGCAAATTGCAGCTCGACTAATGATACCAGCCGCAGATACCACTCTAGCTCGCCCCTTTACGGGAAAGTTATTAAAAGCGGTTATTCCAGGGTGCATCCCTATTACACGTAAGAAAGACGC containing:
- a CDS encoding Na(+)-translocating NADH-quinone reductase subunit A — translated: MITIKKGLDVPVKGAPQQVIHDGPSIKSVATLGEEYVGMRPTMFVKVGDRVKKGQALFEDKKNAGVKFTAQAAGVVTEINRGEKRVLQSVVIEIDGDEQETFAKYSEADLATISREDVVNNLVNSGLWTALRTRPYSKIPAVDATPSAIFISAMDTNPLAADPEVVIMEQSEAFKNGLTILSRLTEGKVFVSKAPGANIPTTGKEDVNEFAGKHPAGLVGTHIHFLNPVGAEKSVWHLGYQDVIAFGKLFVTGEIDATRVISLAGPEAKNPRLIRTLVGANTEQLTAGEANNVETRIISGSVLQGSEAAGVHAYIGRYHTQVAILKEGREKEFIGYMYPGPNKFSVTRAYMSHLFPSKIFNMTTTTNGSPRAMVPIGNYERVMPLDILPTMLLRDLCAGDTDGAQQLGALELDEEDLALCTFVCPGKTDYGVLLRDCLTTIEKEG
- a CDS encoding NADH:ubiquinone reductase (Na(+)-transporting) subunit B, with protein sequence MGLKKFIEDIEPHFEKGGKHEKWFALYEAIATGLFTPGYVTKGKTHIRDSIDLKRIMITVWLAVFPAMFFGMYNIGFQATEALAAGYALPESWQVGLFQFFGGELTPDAGWFAMMLYGACFFLPIYATTFIVGGFWEVLFAAVRKHEVNEGFFVTSILFALILPASIPLWQVAIGITFGVVIAKEIFGGTGKNFLNPALAGRAFLFFAYPSEISGDSVWVAVDGFSGATHLAAGAAAVPGTIDYSMNEQWWNAFWGLIPGSVGEVSTAAILLGGAYILYKGIASWRIVLGVFLGMVLTSFLFNNIGSETNALFAMPWYWHLVIGGFAFGMMFMATDPVSASFTNKGKYIFGALVGVMVVLIRVVNPAFPEGMMLAILFANLFAPLFDYFVVQSNVKRRLARVS
- a CDS encoding Na(+)-translocating NADH-quinone reductase subunit C, translating into MSAKKETFGKTVGFVVAVCLVCAALVSISAVQLKPLQVENKLFDQQTKILQAADILSMTDGTKASIQSTFEQFVDAKMIDLDSGEFIEGDPKLFDERRNARDASKSEKLEDDIAGINRRSHTAVVYLVRNGAGEVETVVLPIVGSGLWDLMYGYVGLESDLNTVKNVIYSDHKETPGLGAEVMNPKWIAKWPGKKIYNAEGNVDIELVKGGAKPGNVHGVDALSGATLTSNGVTRTLQFWFGDKGYKPFIAKLRAQEVK
- a CDS encoding NADH:ubiquinone reductase (Na(+)-transporting) subunit D, which produces MSAENKSVLTKPIVDNNPIALQVLGICSALAVTSSMTNALVMTIAVVLVTGFSNLFISIIRNQIPSSVRIIVQMAIIASLVIVVDQVLKAFSYQLSKELSVYIGLIITNCIVMGRAEAFAMKEKPGVSFMDGIGNGLGYGAILIAVAFFRELLGFGTLFGIEILTLIQNDGWYQANGLLVLPFSSFFIIGLIIWAIRQWKPEQVEKD
- the nqrE gene encoding NADH:ubiquinone reductase (Na(+)-transporting) subunit E, which translates into the protein MEHYISLFVKSIFIENIALTFFLGMCTFLAVSKKVSTAIGLGVAVIVVLGIAVPANQVIYQAILAPGALDSMLGITDPAKSVDLSFLSFITFIGVIAALVQILEMVLDKYFPPLYNALGIFLPLITVNCAIFGAVSFMVARNYTLTESVVYGIGSGVGWALAIILLAGLREKMKYSDVPAGLKGLGITFITAGLMAFGFLSFGGISL
- the nqrF gene encoding NADH:ubiquinone reductase (Na(+)-transporting) subunit F, yielding MEIILGVSMFTAIVVALVLVILFAKSKLVSTGNVTISINGDPDKAVTAPAGGKLLGVLADQGIFIPSACGGGGTCGQCRVDVHAGGGDILPTEQGHITKREAKEGCRLACQVAVKQDMDIELEDEIFGVQQWECEVISNDNKATFIKELKLKIPDGESVPFRAGGYIQIEAPAHHVKYKDFDIEEQYRGDWEHFGFFDVESKVDEPTLRAYSMANYPEEEGIIMLNVRIATPPPGKLHLPAGKMSSFIFNLKPGDKVTISGPFGEFFAKDTDAEMVFIGGGAGMAPMRSHIFDQLKRLKSKRKMSFWYGARSLREMFYEDDYNMLAAENDNFEWHVALSDPQPEDDWDGLTGFIHNVLYEQYLKDHEAPEDCEYYMCGPPMMNAAVIHMLKDLGVEDENIMLDDFGG
- a CDS encoding FAD:protein FMN transferase — its product is MNKSMNVFVIIALVMLSGCFPSNDLEKKQVHLTGITMGTVAYNIKYIEQPIDGGTPIPSDVVVHQNVERILKQLNQDMSNWIPDSELSKFNSHDSLSPVKISEGLRRVIAESIRLGHLSEGKLDVTIGPLINLWGFGPEARPEKAPTQEEIAQAQARTGIDNLMLEGNMLTKRIPNLYVDLSTIAKGYAVDLVAEYLDSISAHNYLVEIGGELRAKGFKHTGELWSVAIEKPVSTERAVHQIIIPKDNAIATSGDYRKYFEENGQRYSHIIDPDTGKPINHKLVSVTVIHPSSMTADGLSTAMMLMGPEKAYAFAEEHKIAAYLISKSENGFIEQFTVEFMPYLK
- the nqrM gene encoding (Na+)-NQR maturation NqrM codes for the protein MAIFLVTFGFFLLIVVAMAVGYIFQQKSLAGSCGGLSTIGIDKACNCDNPCEKRQERERKEALQESQKIDIKNL